From the genome of Lutzomyia longipalpis isolate SR_M1_2022 chromosome 2, ASM2433408v1, one region includes:
- the LOC129790162 gene encoding sodium- and chloride-dependent GABA transporter ine isoform X2, translating to MSNGNCAKVVLLNPKEDALLTNHFREPSRFKFPTNTHRPQEEDFENDSFAGISDNSDSANLKPRRQHWANKMQFVLACIGYSVGLGNMWRFPYLCYSSGGGVFLVPYFIILVICGIPMLFMELAVGQYTGRGPIGALGQICPLFKGAGLASVVVSFLMSTYYSVIIAYAIYYFFTSFRPELPWTDCSNRWNTPDCWIPQRQESNLTRPHVSRTPPEEFFENKVLQISPGIEYPGGMRWELVACLVCAWVLVYFAIWKSIKSSGKVRYLTATLPFVLIFVFLGRSLTLDGAENGLRYFFQPNWALLRNANVWINAASQNFNSLGIAFGSMISFASYNKYNNNILHDTLAVSFVNAITSVLVGIFAFATIGNIALEQSTTVEAVISDGPGLIFIVYPQAMAKMPAPNLWAVLFFFMLLCLGLNSQFAIVEVVVTSIQDGFPNWIRKKLVYHELLVLIVCVVSFFFGLPNLIQGGIYFFQLIDHYAASISIMFLAFFQIIAIAWFYGVPRLSKNVKQMTGKTPSLFFRFCWLIGAPMLLISLWVFSLINYEQPTYHNGQYHYPNWAIALGWAIASTSLICIPTYAIVNIIRADGETFLQKLRNSIKPNIYECKICGEHHCEHDFPEDQAVAELTPIIQGVPQSTNFPIVLQPPPPGNHRPPILPPANSDIATNHTETRN from the exons GCCAACTTGAAGCCACGCCGGCAGCATTGGGCCAACAAGATGCAATTCGTGCTGGCATGCATTGGTTATTCCGTGGGATTGGGCAATATGTGGCGATTCCCGTATCTATGCTACTCAAGTGGCGGAG GAGTTTTTCTCGTGCCATACTTTATCATCTTGGTGATATGCGGAATCCCCATGTTGTTCATGGAGCTGGCAGTGGGGCAGTACACAGGAAGGGGACCTATTGGTGCTCTCGGTCAGATCTGCCCACTCTTCAAAG GAGCTGGGCTGGCGAGCGTCGTGGTGTCCTTTCTCATGTCCACATACTACAGTGTGATCATAGCGTATGCCatttactattttttcacCTCCTTCCGACCTGAACTCCCCTGGACGGATTGCAGCAACAGATGGAACACTCCGGATTGTTGGATCCCTCAACGGCAGGAGTCCAATCTCACGCGTCCACACGTCTCACGTACGCCACCTGAGGAATTCTTCGAGAATAAAGTCCTGCAAATTAGCCCAGGGATTGAGTATCCTGGTGGGATGCGTTGGGAATTGGTGGCATGTCTCGTGTGTGCCTGGGTACTAGTCTACTTTGCCATTTGGAAGTCCATAAAATCATCCGGGAAAGTGCGATACCTAACAGCTACTCTTCCATTTGTGCTGATCTTCGTCTTCCTGGGACGCTCCCTGACACTCGATGGAGCAGAAAATGGCTTGAGGTACTTCTTCCAGCCAAATTGGGCACTTCTTCGCAATGCCAACGTGTGGATAAATGCTGCATCGCAGAATTTCAATTCTCTCGGCATTGCCTTTGGGTCAATGATCTCATTTGCCAGCTACAACAAGTACAACAACAACATTCTCCACGATACACTCGCTGTATCCTTCGTAAATGCCATCACGAGTGTCCTCGTGGGGATTTTTGCTTTTGCCACAATTGGGAACATCGCTCTGGAACAATCGACGACCGTTGAGGCGGTCATAAGTGACGGTCCAGGACTCATCTTCATCGTCTACCCCCAAGCAATGGCCAAAATGCCTGCACCGAATCTCTGGGCTgtcctcttcttcttcatgcTCCTCTGCCTTGGGCTCAATAGCCAATTTGCAATAGTCGAGGTGGTTGTAACATCAATCCAGGATGGTTTTCCCAACTGGATTCGCAAGAAGTTAGTCTACCATGAACTTCTGGTGCTCATCGTGTGTGTGGTATCATTCTTCTTTGGCCTGCCCAATCTCATCCAAGGAGGAATTTACTTCTTCCAACTCATTGATCACTATGCCGCCTCAATCTCCATCATGTTTCTCGCTTTCTTCCAAATCATCGCCATTGCGTGGTTCTACGGAGTTCCTCGGCTATCCAAGAATGTCAAACAGATGACCGGGAAAACTCCTTCGCTCTTCTTTCGCTTCTGCTGGCTCATCGGTGCGCCAATGCTTCTAATC TCACTCTGGGTGTTTAGTTTAATAAATTACGAGCAACCAACATATCACAATGGTCAGTACCACTACCCAAATTGGGCCATTGCACTAGGATGGGCAATTGCGTCGACATCCCTCATCTGCATTCCAACCTATGCAATCGTCAACATCATCCGAGCAGATGGTGAAACATTCCTACAG aaattaagaaattccATTAAACCCAACATCTACGAGTGCAAAATATGCGGAGAGCATCACTGCGAGCATGATTTTCCCGAAGATCAAGCTGTTGCAGAGTTAACGCCAATCATTCAGGGTGTTCCGCAATCTACAAACTTCCCCATAGTCCTCCAACCACCCCCGCCGGGCAACCATAGGCCACCCATTCTACCACCAGCAAACTCCGACATTGCGACAAATCATACAGAAACGCGAAACTGA